The Plasmodium vinckei vinckei genome assembly, chromosome: PVVCY_14 genome window below encodes:
- a CDS encoding histone-lysine N-methyltransferase, putative yields MNIIRRKFHNYFAKNTLANILKKDKINFNDIHKNIFIGRSNYNGLGVFSFVEIKKNEIIEVCPAIKIENESIPNNLIDYLFDNSSENANNEIVQIMNPSQKDINYKLFPLGYGILYNHSDTPNAFFQIVKSPMNNENETVASEYIMILRSLKKIEKNEEICISYGNAWWKDRKWKPLNEKNIMRQVFHPSNEK; encoded by the exons atgaatattattCGAAGGAAATTTCACAATTATTTTGCAAAGAATACATTGgcaaatattttgaaaaaggataaaataaactttAATGATATACAcaagaatatatttattggaAGATCGAATTATAATGGATTAGGggttttttcatttgttgaaataaaaaaaaatgagatAATTGAAGTATGCCCagctataaaaatagaaaatgaaagtATTCCAAATAATTTGATTGATTATTTATTCGATAATTCATCTGAAAAtgcaaataatgaaattgtCCAAATTATGAACCCTTCCCAGaaagatataaattataaacttTTCCCATTGGGTTATGGCATTTTATACAACCATTCTGATACCCCTAATgctttttttcaaattgttAAAAGCCCAAtgaataatgaaaat gAAACAGTCGCTTCcgaatatattatgatacTTCGCTCtctgaaaaaaattgaaaaaaatgaggaaATTTGCATATCCTATGGAAACGCATGGTGGAAG GATAGAAAGTGGAAGCCtcttaatgaaaaaaacatcATGAGACAAGTATTTCATCCCTCTAACGAAAAATAA
- a CDS encoding geranylgeranyl transferase type2 beta subunit, putative: MELNIKLHEKYFLKSIKEKLVSKSKRDYESDKYESILINGVFWVLSGILIMNKGKNNLGDILEKNVIDMLYLLVMQSLQKKKIKENVIYNYKKENSILSHKDINEVMKIVKQKSCDGVINIKIGNEGTNISMDNISYHNDKTNENISRIEFHKNKGHQINIAFNTNGNTTNDLLINNMKEIDKAEKRDLNLYSDGTHLRRLKKRKKKFIVCGFSPCNKKWLYEPNVITTLSAIQILFLINRTSENDISTKTLLEIYNFINLLFDEDKGFYHFSLKSFLLHFDGDMRFVFCSLSTIYFINLLLSKRNIYIYNSNNKKCINWILNCLNADGGFSKFPGSESHAGTTFCAINSLNLLKDNNNRSFLFTNKWIRSKLIRWLCDRYENQGINGRVSKSHDVCYSWWVLSSLVSLKCNLSKLLNVNILINYILKCQDKDNGGFSRVQQNDNYIKKSENFNYYDKENISHKKPDLFHSFFAISALSIIYNNIQYYKNKKSDKYDIFGDTKIPKHLEDQLIQLNDVHSSFAMPVYMTI; the protein is encoded by the exons ATGGaattgaatataaaattacatgagaaatattttttaaaaagcataaaagaaaaattagtATCTAAATCTAAAAGGGATTATGAATCAGATAAATATGAATCAATTTTGATTAATGGAGTTTTTTGGGTTCTTAGTggaattttaataatgaacaagggaaaaaataatttgggggatattttagaaaaaaatgtaatagaTATGCTATATTTATTGGTAATGCAAtctttacaaaaaaaaaaaattaaggaaaatgttatttataattataaaaaggaaaatagtattttatcacataaagatataaatgaaGTAATGAAAATAGTAAAGCAAAAATCTTGTGATGGtgttattaatataaagatAGGCAATGAAGGGACAAACATATCAATGGACAATATTTCTTATCACAAtgataaaacaaatgaaaatataagcCGAATAGAAttccataaaaataaaggcCACCAAATTAATATAGCATTTAATACTAACGGAAATACAACTAATGATTTATTGATAAACAATATGAAAGAGATTGATAAGGCTGAAAAAAGGGATCTTAATTTATACTCAGATGGTACACATTTAAGGAGattgaaaaaaaggaaaaaaaaattcattgtATGCGGTTTTAGTccatgtaataaaaaatggttaTATGAACCAAATGTAATAACTACATTAAGTGCtattcaaatattatttttaataaatagaacaagtgaaaatgatataagCACTAAAACATTgttagaaatatataattttattaatttattatttgatgaAGATAAAggattttatcatttttctttaaaaagTTTCTTATTACATTTTGATGGTGACATGCGATTTGTCTTTTGTTCATTGTcaactatatattttataaatttattattatcaaaaagaaatatatatatatataatagcaataataaaaaatgcataaattGGATATTAAATTGTTTGAATGCTGATGGAGGGTTTTCAAAATTTCCTGGATCAGAGTCTCATGCTGGAACTACATTCTGTGCAATTAACTCGTTAAACCTTTTGAAAGATAACAATAATAGAAGTTTCTTATTTACAAACAAATGGATAAGATCCAAGTTAATAAG gTGGCTATGTGACCGATATGAAAACCAAGGTATTAATGGGCGGGTTTCTAAGTCCCATGATGTTTGCTACTCTTGGTGGGTTTTGAGTAGTTTAGTAAGTCTCAAATGTAATTTAAGCAAACttttaaatgtaaatatattaataaattacattttaaaatgtcAAGATAAAGATAATGGTGGGTTTTCAAGAGTTCAGcaaaatgataattatattaaaaaaagtgaaaatttcaattattatgataaagaaaatatatcccATAAGAAACCGGACTTGTTCCATAGCTTTTTTGCAATATCGGCGTTgtcaattatttataataacattcaatattataagaataaaaaaagtgacaaatatgatatatttggTGATACAAAAATACCTAAGCACTTGGAAGACCAACTAATTCAACTGAACGATGTCCATTCATCTTTTGCAATGCCTGTATATATgacaatttaa
- a CDS encoding ER membrane protein complex subunit 6, putative — translation MEKNASIDNRNKDSIKDSLNSKLLESNKYDENTVRHNKSSLILSRQFYGIIGGITAGILGLQGINGFLFFSAFTLIGTLMTFFHIKNNYKSFFAIFYFILDPIL, via the exons atggaaAAGAACGCAAGCATTGATAATCGAAATAAAGATAGCATAAAAGATAGTTTAAACTCCAAATTATTGgaaagtaataaatatgatgaaaatacaGTTAGGCATAATAAAAgttcattaatattaagtAGACAATTCTATGGAATAATTGGGGGGATAACTGCTGGAATTTTGGGACTTCAAGGCATAAACGgatttctctttttttcaGCATTTACATTAATAGGAACATTGATgacattttttcatattaagaataattataaatcattttttgctA tcttttattttattttggaCCCTATCCTATGa
- a CDS encoding adrenodoxin-type ferredoxin, putative has protein sequence MISRFSFPIRNNIFKRVLPSKSKNNYIYLNFIKNFTTQNSDEINVTFLNHDNHETTVKAKVGDSILKVAHENNINIEGACEGFCACSTCHVIIDKQFYELLPEAQDNELDMLELAPCITETSRLGCQVKLTKELDGIKVQLPPMTRNFYVDGHVPTPH, from the exons atgatttccA GATTTAGCTTCCCCATCAGgaacaatatatttaaaagggTTTTACCGAGCAAGtccaaaaataattatatatatttgaattttataaaaaattttacaacCCAAAATTCTGAtgaaat taatgtgacatttttaaatcatgACAACCATGAGACAACAGTCAAAGCAAAAGTAGGAGATAGCATATTAAAGGTCGCccatgaaaataatattaatatagaag GCGCCTGTGAAGGTTTTTGCGCATGTTCAACTTGCCATGTAATAATTGATAAGCAATTTTATGAACTTTTACCAGAAGCCCAAGATAATGAGCTTGACATGCTAGAATTAGCTCCGTGTATAACTGAAAC ttcTAGATTAGGTTGTCAAGTTAAACTTACTAAAGAATTAGATGGAATAAAAGTACAACTCCCACCGATGACTCGCAATTTTTATGTAGATGGTCATGTTCCTACACCacattaa
- a CDS encoding thioredoxin peroxidase 2, putative — protein sequence MRVLNSLFNNVYRRSVRSFSHVTQKAHDFTAQGINKNNEIINVQLSSYIGKKYCCLFFYPLNYTFVCPTEVIEFNKHVKSFEEKNVELLGISVDSVYSHMAWKNMPIEKGGIGNINFTLVSDISKEISKNYNVLYNDSFALRGLFIIDLEGKIRHKTVNDLSIGRNVNEVLRVIDSIIHVDTSGNVCPINWKKGEKSFKPTNEALLDYLNTEYKK from the coding sequence atgcgAGTTTTAAACAGTTTATTCAATAACGTATATAGAAGATCAGTGAGATCGTTTTCTCATGTTACTCAGAAGGCTCATGATTTTACAGCACAAgggataaataaaaataatgaaatcaTAAATGTTCAATTATCATCCTATATaggtaaaaaatattgttgtttatttttttacccTTTAAACTATACATTTGTTTGCCCAACAGAAGTAATAGAATTTAATAAGCATGTAAAATCatttgaagaaaaaaatgtagaacTATTAGGAATATCTGTAGATTCAGTTTATAGTCATATGGCATGGAAAAATATGCCTATTGAAAAAGGTGGTATAGggaatattaattttacatTAGTATCAGATATAAGCAAAGAAATTtccaaaaattataatgtcCTATATAATGACTCCTTTGCCTTAAGAggtttatttataatagaTTTAGAAGGAAAAATTAGGCATAAAACTGTTAACGATTTATCAATAGGCAGAAACGTTAATGAAGTTTTAAGAGTCATAGATTCAATAATTCATGTTGATACAAGTGGGAATGTTTGTCCAATCAATTGGAAAAAAGGAGAAAAATCTTTCAAACCAACTAATGAGGCCTTACttgattatttaaatactgaatacaaaaagtaa